The region AGCAATGACAAGTCAACGTCATCTTGCCTTATTTTTGGGTGTTAATAACTAATGTTTTGATTAAAAACCCAATTTTTGATTACAATAATTTGTtcttgttttgaattttcaaaatggtTAGTCCTTGTTATTTATGGTCATACCTAAATTTTTATATCCTTTACAAGAATAAtctcaaaatatgaaaattatgattgatttttcatttttaggtGCTCATAGCAGCTGCTGTTTGCACCAAAGCTGGTAAAAGTACGtatgaattttaatatttatgaTCATTGCATTCAATAAGCTCATTTCTAGCAATTGTGTCAAGACAATTCGTAGAAATGTCTAAAGCTAGGATCGAAGGCCTACTTGCTGCTTTTCCAAAGCTAATACCAGTTGGAACACAACATACTTTTGTGGAAACTGATTCTGTTCGTTATGTGTATCAACCCTTAGAACGTCTTTATATGGTACTTATTACTACAAGAGCCAGTAATATATTGGAAGATCTAGAAACATTGAGGCTCTTTGCTAGAGTGGTAAGCAGAAAAATCCTCTTCTAATAGGGTATATGAAATGATAAGCTGATAATAATGGAGATAAATTAgcagtttgaaattttattagcATCAAGACATTGATATGTCATCAACATCTGGTAGGGTACTTAATTATATGAGTATTATTACTAAATTACTACGTCAATCCAATCACActgattgaaaataaatatacttaTTTGATGGCTGTAGATTATAGAAATCTGGAAGCTTCTGACATGGGACCCTAATTTTATTGAGTTGTTTTATTACCAtgctataaaaaaattcaacagttCATTTTGAAACTTGGCTTTGATGAATCTATACATataaaagaggatctatggatattatgtaagGATATCACGTTCAACCGACACCATCAAATTGgatcattctttttttattgtgttCATTACTGACATGAGAAggtttatacaacaaaatatttttgaaaaaatagtacagaaaagaaaaaaaggctTTACTTTTTCCTCTGAGCGAACAATCATAaagtatttttgacatttcaaaggatgtattttgggttgcctgacagaaaTTGTGAAGCCAGGTTGGGGAGCTAGTTGTCGATATTTGCTACATTTTCCAGCAAAACTTATAACAGACTCACTATTTCATTTCAGTAGAATTCATTGTCTATTTTTAATACAATTACTGCAATAGAACTTCTTTATGCAGAGGTTTATTTCTAacaaatataagaaattatactGATATAACTTGTAGTTGAAaatgggtttcataaaacttttattataattatttgcttcatgaaatcattcaaaaatattgagtgaAGATTAGGTTTTTTTGAATGGAGCAAATTTTGTATGGTTTTCAGTACATGTTGAGAGTGGAATATTACAAAGTCTTCATATTATTCTTAgataaaatttgttatattcTTGATAATACAGTAACACTGAATTTGACATGCTgatataaattcattttgataacCCCCAGAATTCCTGTTTGTTAAACCGACCAATCTTACACCTGGTGTTTGAGAATAGTAAAAATTACCAATTGAAAAATACTTCTTCTCCGATTGGAGCCTcacattttgatatatttatattacctAAAAAGAATCACCATATTCAAATATATCAGGACAAACATTTCTAGAAAATTGATCTCACTTCGATATTTCATACAtgaatttctttaaattttctaGATTCCCGAATATTGTCGATCATTGGAAGAGAGTGAAATCGTTGAAAATGCCTTTTCCTTAATATTTGCATTCGATGAAATAGTAGCTCTTGGATATAGGGAAAGTATAAATTTGTCTCAGATCCGCACATTTGTTGAAATGGATTCTCACGAAGAGAAAGTTTATCAAGCAGTTCGCCAGGTGAGTAGTTTAATTTTCATGTAGTTTATTtccgaaaaattatcaaaataaccTTTTCAAACATTAGAACTAATTGAGCTACTGAAATAAGTATCAGCTCTCATAATGATTGAGATCTGCTCCAAATCACTTCAGGTAGAAATGATTTCCTATGAAAcaacaaatggatgttttcGTCACATATACTAAGTGATCAATAAATACTTCATGGCTGAAGATGGTTACATTTTGAACAAAATTGCGTTAAACATAAAGATTTCATGGACAAGAGTGTGCTACTTATAACTTTAACTAACTAAATGGTCAATTAAACTATTTACTATTGTTTTTATCACTTTCAGCTAAGTAGAATGAATCAATACGATTCcaaaaaaagttaatattttccTAGATACACAATTAAATTGTCTATGGTCAAATGGCTAATATTGTAATTATTAGCCAAAATAtgtgcatttcattatgattatttcaaaagatATTGAATCAAAATGATTCCAAAAGGATCTGGAAAAAAATGTGatcataaatttcaaatttgataggaCAAACATTTTAAGGCTTTTTCTATCTTCGATCgactttgaaaaaattcaataatggaAATTAATATACATATTTGACTTTCATTaattgatattgaatttttcaaagacTCAAGAAAGAGAAGCGAAGAATAAGATGTGGGAAAAGGCTAAGGAGCTGCAGAGACAAAAGATTGAAGCCAAAAAATTAGGCAAACCTTCATTTGGTAGTAGTGGTGGATTTGGTAGCACTACAGGTTATACGCCAACGCCATCTGTAGGAGATGTTGCAAATGTATCAAACGACATTAAAACTTCTACTTATACTGCTGCACAGTAAGTACGAAGATCTCATATTTTATTCAGGAATATTTGGTATTCTTAAAAGCAGAGATTTATTCCACAAAACTTCAGTGTACCAGCGATATTGCCGCCATATTCAGATACACAAAAATTATGAtgatcgaattttttttagcaTTAGAAGGTGCATTGCAGAatgttcattcaattatttcatcagGAGAAATACAgatgttgaaaaaatcattcTAAAAGTAAATATTGTATGTAGTGAGTAAGACGAAGAACTCTATTTATATCGAGAAAATATCGATCTTTTTTTGATACCTCCGCTGAAATTCGAAATCCAATAAACTTCTTAAAAAATTCGTAAAGATCTGGAAGAAAATAACAATTGTAATAAAGGTGTTTACAAAGCGAAAATGCGGTCGAATAAGCAGATCTCTCTAGAGTTTGACCCAAAAACAAAATATCCAAAGTGAACAATACCATAGTTTTTCATTTACTTTAATACACTAATAGATTTCTCGGACAACTGCtagtattgaattgaattagtaTGCAGGAAACAACATATGAGTGGCAGTGTGtcaaaaaaggaaaagaaatattttactgagcaaaaaacatacaaaattcCGTGATACCTGTATTCTacttatcacaaaaaaaaaatgtcaaaccTCAACAAGAAACAACAAAGCAATCAACCTACTTCTATTCTGATTGAACTAATTTGAAGGTTATTGTTGAGAACTATCGTAGGACACATACTTCATcagaagaaattattttttatttaatatcttatacttattattttcatttttttaaattttaaaatttaacaTTTCTTTTAGGAAACCTGCCAGCAAAGGCATGAAGTTAGGGGGCAAAGGAAAAGATGTAGAATCTTTCGTGGATCAACTCAAATCTGAAGGAGAAAAAGTAATTGCTCCAACATCTAACAGTATTTCTCAGATTGGACATAAAATATCTGCTAATCACAAAACGGATATTGATGAGTAAGTATTTGTTAACCTTATTTCAGTTCAATTTGGCTCTTTTTTCTTGACATATCAATTACCAGTTATGAGCATTTCTATTTTTTCgtatattttcaaaactatGGATtcgataattgattttttttcatttaaaaacaaaaaaatactgCGACACTTCGATACTAAGTGACTCGTAAACAAGAAATGAAACTTCACACAAGTTCAATAGAAGAGTACACcaacataacaaaaaaaaatttagggtAGTGGTAAAAACTTATTGGGCAACCcatgtattgaaataaaaatattatttttgaaataccaTCTGTAACTTCATGCTCAAGCTGGATTCTTTGGTTATTTCCACAATATGACTTGTATGCTTcccatattttttattgtttttcttgTTTGATGCTTAAAGGTTGTCCAAAGCACTCTAAAATTGATCAACGGCTGTTATTTGTGTGCCTTTAGCTATTTTCCTACATTGTCCTCGTTCCTGAATATAAGTTATGTTTCCAATTCTATAAGAAATTCGTTTGCAGTGTGCATTTGAGGTTGGAAGAGAAATTGTCCCTCATCATTGGAAGAAATGGTGGTATACAGCAATTCGAATTGTCTGGGTTGATAACATTGCACattggagatgaaaaatggggtAAAATTCGTGTGCAGTTAGAGAATGAAGATACTAGAGGAGTACAGCTACAAACGCATCCAAATGTAGATAAGGAATTATTCAAAATGCGGGCTCAGGTTTGTGGCATTGTTTAAATAGATGAACTCGtattaaatcaaataaaattgtttGGTTAGTTGTATTAAGTGTAGTAAAATGAAATCCATTTTAACAAATACATGTTAATCTCGCATTGTATAAGTCCGGTCGGGTTCCtttagatggcg is a window of Harmonia axyridis chromosome 2, icHarAxyr1.1, whole genome shotgun sequence DNA encoding:
- the LOC123673823 gene encoding coatomer subunit delta yields the protein MVLIAAAVCTKAGKTIVSRQFVEMSKARIEGLLAAFPKLIPVGTQHTFVETDSVRYVYQPLERLYMVLITTRASNILEDLETLRLFARVIPEYCRSLEESEIVENAFSLIFAFDEIVALGYRESINLSQIRTFVEMDSHEEKVYQAVRQTQEREAKNKMWEKAKELQRQKIEAKKLGKPSFGSSGGFGSTTGYTPTPSVGDVANVSNDIKTSTYTAAQKPASKGMKLGGKGKDVESFVDQLKSEGEKVIAPTSNSISQIGHKISANHKTDIDDVHLRLEEKLSLIIGRNGGIQQFELSGLITLHIGDEKWGKIRVQLENEDTRGVQLQTHPNVDKELFKMRAQIGLKQPTKPFPLKTDVGVLKWRLHSTDESFVPLQINCWPSEAGDGSCDVNIEYELVHTDLELTDVNIIIPLPIGCSPVVGECDGTYTHESKKNHLVWNLPIIDDTNKNGSLEFNAPRAIPNDFFPVIVTFSSNTPFAKIKIVDVLLVDDDSPVKHSCETIFYPEKYEIV